The genomic window CAGGAGTGCGTGCTACGGGTTCTTTGATTAAGGGAACCAATGGGAAAAGCCAAGGCGTCATTCCCTTCATCAAAGTAGCCAATGATACAGCAATTGCTGTGAATCAAGGTGGCAAACGTAAAGGAGCCATGTGCGTATATTTAGAAATTTGGCATCTAGATTATGAAGATTTCTTAGAATTAAGAAAAAATACTGGTGATGAACGTCGACGTACCCACGATATCAATACTGCCAGCTGGATTCCTGATTTATTTTTCAAACGTTTAGAACAGAAGAGCACCTGGACACTATTTAGTCCCGATGATGTCCCTGGATTGCATGAGGCTTACGGTTTTGAATTTGATAAGCTTTATGAAGAATATGAAAGAAAAGTGGATACGGGAGAAATTAAATTATACAAAAAAATTCCCGCTGAAGATTTATGGCGTAAGATGCTGAGTATGCTTTATGAAACTGGGCATCCTTGGTTAACATTTAAAGATCCTTCTAATATCCGTGCTGTGCAAGATCATGTTGGAGTTGTTCGTTGTTCAAATTTGTGTACGGAAATTTTATTAAATTCCTCAAAAAATGAAACAGCAGTTTGTAACCTAGGTTCTGTAAACTTAGTAGAGCATATTGAAGATGGAGATATCAATGAAAAGAAACTTGGAGAAACCATCTCAATAGCTATTCGTATTTTAGATAACATCATTGATCTTAACTTTTATCCAACTCAAGAAGCAGCTAACGCAAATTTATCTCATAGAGCCGTAGGGTTGGGATTAATGGGCTTCCAGGATGCTCTTTATAAACTTAATATTAGCTACGCGTCTCAAGAAGCTGTAGAATTTGCTGATAAAAGTTCAGAATTGATTGCATATTATGCAATATTATCCTCCAGTTTATTAGCCAAAGAGCGGGGGACATACAGCTCTTATAAAGGATCTAAATGGGATCGAGGCTATTTACCATTAGATACCGTAGAGTTATTAAAAGAATACCGCGGAGAAGAAAATGTTCTTGTGGACACCTCGTGTCGCAAGGACTGGACACCTGTTCGTGAAGCTATCAAATCTTATGGTATGAGAAATAGCCATACTATGGCAATTGCCCCAACAGCAACTATTTCTAATATTATTGGAGTCACTCAATCAATAGAACCCACATACAAGCATTTATTTGTAAAATCTAATCTTTCTGGAGAATTTACGATTCCTAATGTGTATCTAATTGAGGAGCTTAAGAAATTAGGATTGTGGGATACTGATATGTTGGATGATTTGAAATATTTTGATGGATCCTTGTTAGAGATCGAACGCATTCCTGATAGTTTGAAAAAAATCTTCCTCACAGCGTTTGAAATTGAACCCGAATGGATAATCGAATGTGCTTCTAGAAGACAGAAATGGTTAGATATGGGGCAATCTCTCAATCTATATCTATCAGAACCTAACGGTAAAAAACTTTCTGCTATGTATCTCACAGCATGGAAAAAAGGACTGAAAACCACGTATTACTTAAGGTCCTCAGCAGCTACCTCTGTAGAGAAATCGTTTACTGATATCAATAAACGAGGAATTCAACCTCGATGGATGAAGAATAAGTCAGCTTCTACGAGCATTGTCGTAGAAAGAACTAAGGAAACACCCGTCTGTTCTCTCGAAGAAGGTTGTGAATCTTGTCAGTAATACAAAAGAGAAGGATGGAAATAATGGAAGCAGATATTTTAGACGGTAAATCAAAACGCGTCCAATTAAATAGTAAACGCCTGGTTAACTGTAATCAGGTAGATGTGAATCAGTTAGTCCCAATTAAGTATAAATGGGCATGGGAACATTACTTAAACGGATGTGCGAATAACTGGCTGCCGACAGAAGTCCCCATGGCTCGTGATATCGCCCTATGGAAATCTAATGATCTTTCTGAAGATGAGCGTCGAGTAATTCTCTTGAATCTAGGCTTTTTCAGTACTGCGGAAAGTTTAGTGGGGAACAATATTGTATTGGCTATTTTCAAGCACATTACAAATCCTGAAGCACGTCAATATTTATTGAGACAGGCATTTGAAGAGGCTGTGCATACACATACTTTTCTTTATATTTGTGAGTCTTTGGGATTGGATGAAGCAGAAGTTTTCAATGCCTATAACGAACGCGCAACTATTAAGGCTAAGGATGATTTCCAAATGACCTTAACGGGGGATGTTTTAGATCCGAACTTCTCGACAGATTCTATAGAGGGATTGCGTCAGTTTATTAAGAATTTAGTGGGCTATTATATCATTATGGAAGGTATTTTCTTCTATAGTGGTTTTGTGATGATTCTTTCTTTCCATCGCCAAAACAAAATGACAGGAATAGGAGAACAATATCAGTACATCTTAAGAGATGAAACTATTCATTTGAATTTTGGTATTGATCTTATCAACGGTATTAAAGAAGAGAATCCTGAGGTATGGTCACAAGAGCTTCAAGATGAAATTGTAGCTCTTATTCAGCAAGCAGTAGATCTAGAAATCGAATACGCTAGAGATTGCTTGCCACGGGGTATTCTAGGATTGAAATCCTCAATGTTCATTGATTACGTTCGTCATATTGCCGATCGCCGTTTAGAAAGAATTGGTTTGAAACCTATTTATAACTCTAAGAATCCATTCCCTTGGATGAGTGAGACTATTGATCTTAATAAAGAGAAAAACTTTTTTGAGACTCGTGTAACGGAATACCAAACTTCAGCAAATTTGAACTGGTAATTTCTATTTAAAATAGTTTTTTAGATGTCTTAGCGACTTTCAGCAACCTCTGAAAGTCGTTTTTTTTATTTAAAAAACCATTTTCGATCCTTTTTTCTTGAAAAGAAAATCCTTAGAGAAAACTAAGATAGCTTTTATAATTTCTTGAGACAGAAGTTCTTATTATTATTTCTAAATGAAACCTCAAGATTTAAAGGTTCCTTTTTTTTGGGAAGAACGTAGTACCAAAATCAAGGACGGTGTCCTCTATATTCCCGATCACTATTTTAAACATGATCAATTCATTATGCCATCGTGGGAGGAGCTTTTTAAGAATGACAATCCTATTTCGTGTGAGCTTTGCTCAGGAAATGGTGATTGGGTAATTTCTCAAGCTCGAAATATGCCACATATGAATTGGATAGCTGTTGAAAGACGTTTTGATCGAGTGAGGAAAATCTGGTCGAAAATGCATAATTTTCAGGTCAATAATTTGCGGATCGTCTGCGGAGAAGCACAAACATTTTTTCGTTACTATCTTAAAAATGAGATTGTACAGCGTATAGTTGTTAACTTCCCTGATCCATGGCCTAAATCTCGTCATCGTAAACACCGTTTATTTCAAGATGAGTTCATGAATGATATTGTTAGGGTGTTGAGAGATTCTGGAATCTTAGTTCTTGCTACAGACGATAAAAACTATCTTCTTGAAGCTATCAAGATCATCAGACAGCATTTACTTCCTACGATGGAAGATCCTTACTATTGCAAGGTATTAGATAACTACGGAGATTCTTGGTTTGAAAGATTGTGGAGATCTAAGGGTCAGGAAATCTTTTATACTGAATTTGTAAGGAAAGTTGGGATATAGCTGACTTGAACAGCTGACCTTCACGATGTCAACGTGACGCTCTAACCAACTGAGCTAATACCCCGAAGTTGGGCATAATGTTATCGAGAAAAGAGTATCTTTGCAATAGGCTTATTGATGTTTAGAGGAATAGGATTACTTCAAGGAAATGTTGTTCGATTATCTCACGAAATTTTTCAAGAGGTTCTTACTCCTGGAGATACTGTTGTTGATGCTACTTGCGGTAATGGAAAAGATTGTTTGATCTTAGCTAGACTACTAAAAGGGAAAGGAAAGCTTGTAGCCTATGATGTCCAAAGGGAAGCTTTAGATAAGGCTTCTCTTTTGTGTTCCAGTTCTCTTTCTCCTTTAGAAAGATCTATTATAGAATTTAAAGAAATGTCTCATGAGTATATCAATGAAGCAGGTGCTAAGTTATTTCATTATAATTTAGGTTATCTTCCAAATGGTAATAAGAGTCTTACTACCCTAGAGACAACAACTCTTATCAGTGTTCAAAAAGCTCTCGATTTAGTGGCTCCTCAAGGTGTGATTACTGTCGTATGTTATCCGGGTCATGAAGAGGGAGCAAATGAGATGGTATCTGTTGAGAGACTCGCGAGTGGATTAGATTCTAAATTGTGGGAAGTAGGATCTTTCTATATTATGAATAGAAATAAAGCTCCAAGACTCTTAATTTTTCGTTCTCTTAAGGTAGACGATAGGGAATAATACGGATTTCTTCTTCTAAGCTAATTCCCTGAGATTTTAATTTATCTCGAACCATCTGGATAAGCTCCTTGACTTCGTAAGAAGTGGCTCTCCCCGTATTCACGATAAAATTTGCATGCTTCGGAGATATTTGCGCTCCTCCTAAAGAAAGGCCTTTTAAACCTGCTTCATCTATCAGTTTACCAGCAGAATTTCCTGGAGGATTACGGAAAATACAGCCCGCAGAAGGTTGTTGGTAAGGTTGAGAGAGTAGTCTATTTTGAAGTAGATCTTTAGCTATCTGTGCAGATGAAATATCTTTTGATATACGGAAGGTTGCAGATAAGATAAATTCGTTATGATTTTGAAAACGTGATTTTCGATAACCGAATTCTAATTCTTCCTTTTGGTATGAAATGATTTCTCCATTAGAATTAATCACTTCGACACTTTCAATTACTGAGGCTGTATCTTGATTGCCAATACCAGCATTCATAAATACCGCACCGCCAACAGATCCAGGAATACCTACGGCAAATTCTAATCCCGAATATCCTGATGTAGAAAGGGTTTTACCTAGAAAAGAAAAAGACATCCCTGAATATACTTTAATAGCGGTCTCTGAGAGAAATTCCTTTCCTTGAATACTATTATATAAGACGAAACCATCAAATCCTTGATCGTCGAATAAGCAATTAGAACCTTTGCCCACAATAATGAAGGGATGGTTTTGACTAT from Chlamydia sp. 04-14 includes these protein-coding regions:
- a CDS encoding ribonucleotide-diphosphate reductase subunit beta; protein product: MEADILDGKSKRVQLNSKRLVNCNQVDVNQLVPIKYKWAWEHYLNGCANNWLPTEVPMARDIALWKSNDLSEDERRVILLNLGFFSTAESLVGNNIVLAIFKHITNPEARQYLLRQAFEEAVHTHTFLYICESLGLDEAEVFNAYNERATIKAKDDFQMTLTGDVLDPNFSTDSIEGLRQFIKNLVGYYIIMEGIFFYSGFVMILSFHRQNKMTGIGEQYQYILRDETIHLNFGIDLINGIKEENPEVWSQELQDEIVALIQQAVDLEIEYARDCLPRGILGLKSSMFIDYVRHIADRRLERIGLKPIYNSKNPFPWMSETIDLNKEKNFFETRVTEYQTSANLNW
- the trmB gene encoding tRNA (guanosine(46)-N7)-methyltransferase TrmB, producing the protein MKPQDLKVPFFWEERSTKIKDGVLYIPDHYFKHDQFIMPSWEELFKNDNPISCELCSGNGDWVISQARNMPHMNWIAVERRFDRVRKIWSKMHNFQVNNLRIVCGEAQTFFRYYLKNEIVQRIVVNFPDPWPKSRHRKHRLFQDEFMNDIVRVLRDSGILVLATDDKNYLLEAIKIIRQHLLPTMEDPYYCKVLDNYGDSWFERLWRSKGQEIFYTEFVRKVGI
- the murB gene encoding UDP-N-acetylmuramate dehydrogenase, encoding MKESTVIHFPFSVRRSVWLSKYSTFRIGGPANYFKEIHSASEAQQVIQFLHSQNHPFIIVGKGSNCLFDDQGFDGFVLYNSIQGKEFLSETAIKVYSGMSFSFLGKTLSTSGYSGLEFAVGIPGSVGGAVFMNAGIGNQDTASVIESVEVINSNGEIISYQKEELEFGYRKSRFQNHNEFILSATFRISKDISSAQIAKDLLQNRLLSQPYQQPSAGCIFRNPPGNSAGKLIDEAGLKGLSLGGAQISPKHANFIVNTGRATSYEVKELIQMVRDKLKSQGISLEEEIRIIPYRLP
- a CDS encoding ribonucleoside-diphosphate reductase subunit alpha — encoded protein: MVEVKEKHYTIVKRNGMFVPFNQDRISQALEAAFRDTRSLENTSPLPEDLENSISDITHRVVNEVVQKIREGQVVTVERIQDMVENQLYVNGLQDVARDYIIYRDQHKEQREGSWHCISVIRRDGNAVRFNPMKISAALEKAFRATQKITDIPLQEILSEINELTNKIVEEILAVCSPEHTIDIEAIQDIVEKQLMVVGYYDVAKNYILYREARSRIRENKQDLAAQEESIEEVYDVVRSDGTTYQINKAQLTNKFVWACQRFPETTNPHTLASMAFANFYSGIKESEIVLACIMAARANIEKEPDYAYVAAELLTDVVYQETMGKSATDSSLSEAQKECFKNYILNGEKYRLNPRLKEYDLDALAEALDISRDRQFSYMGVQNLYDRYFNQHEGRRLETAQIFWMRVSMGLALNEGEDKTSWAITFYNLLSTFRYTPATPTLFNSGMRHSQLSSCYLSTVQDDLAHIYKVIADNAMLSKWAGGIGNDWTGVRATGSLIKGTNGKSQGVIPFIKVANDTAIAVNQGGKRKGAMCVYLEIWHLDYEDFLELRKNTGDERRRTHDINTASWIPDLFFKRLEQKSTWTLFSPDDVPGLHEAYGFEFDKLYEEYERKVDTGEIKLYKKIPAEDLWRKMLSMLYETGHPWLTFKDPSNIRAVQDHVGVVRCSNLCTEILLNSSKNETAVCNLGSVNLVEHIEDGDINEKKLGETISIAIRILDNIIDLNFYPTQEAANANLSHRAVGLGLMGFQDALYKLNISYASQEAVEFADKSSELIAYYAILSSSLLAKERGTYSSYKGSKWDRGYLPLDTVELLKEYRGEENVLVDTSCRKDWTPVREAIKSYGMRNSHTMAIAPTATISNIIGVTQSIEPTYKHLFVKSNLSGEFTIPNVYLIEELKKLGLWDTDMLDDLKYFDGSLLEIERIPDSLKKIFLTAFEIEPEWIIECASRRQKWLDMGQSLNLYLSEPNGKKLSAMYLTAWKKGLKTTYYLRSSAATSVEKSFTDINKRGIQPRWMKNKSASTSIVVERTKETPVCSLEEGCESCQ
- a CDS encoding class I SAM-dependent methyltransferase, with translation MFRGIGLLQGNVVRLSHEIFQEVLTPGDTVVDATCGNGKDCLILARLLKGKGKLVAYDVQREALDKASLLCSSSLSPLERSIIEFKEMSHEYINEAGAKLFHYNLGYLPNGNKSLTTLETTTLISVQKALDLVAPQGVITVVCYPGHEEGANEMVSVERLASGLDSKLWEVGSFYIMNRNKAPRLLIFRSLKVDDRE